The nucleotide sequence CGAAATAAATTCCTGCACAAACAAAACCTTATCACTCTTATCAACACAACCACCACACACATTCTCATTTCCTCAACCTCTTCCCCACCCCCCTAAACCACCATGACAACCACCACCATATCATCATCAACCACCATCCAcaccacttcaccaccactccCCCTCACCCCCACCCACCACTTCCCCACCACTCTCCGCCCCTTCCCCCACCCaacccaccaccactaccacctccacctccgccaCACCACCACATGCTCCTACAAAATCTCAATCCAACACGAAGGCCAAACAACCCAACTTGAAGTAGACCCAGATGAAACAATACTCGAAAAAGCATTAGAATCCGGAATGTCCGTACCCCATGATTGCAAGCTGGGTGTTTGCATGACATGTCCGGCCAAACTGCTTGCCGGAAGTGTGGATCAGAGTGAGGGGATGTTAAGTGATGATGTGATTGAAAGAGGGTACTCGTTGCTTTGTGTGTCGTACCCGAAATCGGATTGTGAGATTAAGATTATACCCGAAGAGGAGTTGCTTTCTCT is from Helianthus annuus cultivar XRQ/B chromosome 9, HanXRQr2.0-SUNRISE, whole genome shotgun sequence and encodes:
- the LOC110877769 gene encoding ferredoxin C 1, chloroplastic, translated to MTTTTISSSTTIHTTSPPLPLTPTHHFPTTLRPFPHPTHHHYHLHLRHTTTCSYKISIQHEGQTTQLEVDPDETILEKALESGMSVPHDCKLGVCMTCPAKLLAGSVDQSEGMLSDDVIERGYSLLCVSYPKSDCEIKIIPEEELLSLQLATADD